GCGTGGAACTAtgcagccccaccctctttgTATGAAGTGGGTGTGTCCCACAATTTGTGGTATTGTTGTGTTAGAGCAAACACGGTCAAACTAATGTATACTTTTAGAATTACTACGGCGTTAATGTTTGCAGCCCCGCCCATTTACAGCAAGTGGGCGTGTTTATTAAAATTATTGTATAAGAGCAAATACGGCATGGCAGTATCTCACCATGTTAGTATTGGAATAACTACAGTACAAATGTTTTGTCAGTTCCATCGACTTTTCCTCTTTCTTTTAGAGGGTGGTGGTTGCtctgagggggtgtggtctttAACTGGTTGCCCTAGCGACGATGTAGATGCCAAGCATCCGCTTGCTTGTTGGAACTTTGTTTTGTAAGAGGCCAAATATGTTTGTTTGATAATAGACGACCGTCCGGATGATCCCATTGGTCCAAGAGAGGAGGGTGGGGCAACTGCCGCTGACGGCCTTGAAAACatctatagtgtgtgtgtgtgtgtgtgggcgtgtgtatgGGTTGAGGAATaatttgtcataattattttatggcAATGTACCACTTGTGTTGATCCGAGACCTGGCCGTAATTTTTGTcgtgacctttgaactgttGAACCACCTCCTTTATTGCCGTGCTTCTGTCTAGAGCGCTGGAATCTCGTGTTCTGCAATAAATCAACAatcaacacacccacacccacacccaccacacacacccacacgcaccacacacacccacacacacaccacacacaccgtCATGGCTAGCTTTATTAGTTCTTCTGGTACTCTTTGATCAGCCACTTCCTGTACAGGACAAGACACATTATTACCGTATAttctaattattaattttatcagacagcaaaaaaattgtctggaacagatttttatagagcatgcgaagtgtccagagtaattagaacaagcaagcaactgcatgcgagctagctaagtttaatggaacagtgtgcgactgaatagttgcactagctatctaaactagctactcaaagctatctaactgaaGCACTCTATTATTAtaaagtcttacttgccgtctatgaatgtaactcaacttttcaaggtgttgtccggatatttaatattaaagcaccggagtgtccgttgtattagaacaaaaattgcccaaaagagtgtccgataaattagaggTATATACTTATCCTAGATCGagaactctttcagctgccataacttaggTACCGTTGCTCCAatgtatgattttctgaaagcttagaaataaacctttcaaatggtgtcattgAAGTTCGTATttaagagataaaagtatttgccaatttggccataccatgaaTGAATGGTCCAATggcgaaaaatgacaaattagggtcCCAACGAAATGTTGGATTAAAACACTcaatttgaaaggtctctttctaagctttcagaaaaccataacatttttgattttcgatccacagaattcaagttatggcagctgaaagattcccaaaatcagaTTAAacggatgggggggggggggggggggtgtcttttaacagccataacttcagtacagttgatccaatgtatGATTTTcttaaagcttagaaaaattcctttcaaatgatgtatttcaatccaaaattttgtcacggccctaatttgtcatttttcgacctcggaccatgggctatatataatccatggtacgacTAAactggcaaatacttttatctctcgaatatcaactttgatggtatcatttgaaaggtctctttctaagctttcagaaaaaattATAACATTTtagacattggatcaacgatactcaagttgtggctgttgaaagatgttcaactaccccccaccccctcgtTATATACAGTCAATGTTTTCTGATTttccataacttgtgttagcTTTAACTCACCATATTTCTGACTAGATCTCCAGCAAACTGTGCGTCCCTGTGTGTGATAAGTGTGTACGCTGTTCCCTTCTCCCCGGCACGACCAGTGCGGCCAATGCGATGGACGTGGGTGTCTATATTCTTAGCAACGTCAAAGTTCACTACAGTCTTGATGGATGAGATGTCCAGCCCTCGAGCTACAGGTAGTAgtgaggagtgtgaggagtgtgagtAGTGTAGAGTGTGAgcagtgtgaggagtgtgaggagtgtgagtAGTGTATAATGGCTAGTATTATACTCATGATTGGGTGTCTGCTTACAGGCAACATCAGTGGCTATGAGGATGGGGAATTCCTTCCTCTTGAAGGATGAGATTGTAGTGTCCCTGTCACCTTGAGCCATGTCCCCGTGGAGGAGACCAACTGAGTGGgcggagtgtgtgtgggtgtgtgtggagtgtgaagTGTGGACACACCTGAGAATCCCTCTGTCTTTAGACTAGTGGCCACTTGTTCAGAATTTGCTTTGCGTGTTACAAACACCAACACACTACCAGCAGACGTCAACTCTACCAGTCGCCGTAGCAACCACCTCCACTTCTCCTGCTCGTCCTTTACAACCTCCACTATCTGAGAGAATAATCATATAATCATCAGAGTGATGACATCATAGCAGGTCACCTGAGTGATGTCAGTGTTGGCTTCTCCTAGATCTCCTACTACTATCCGCACTGGGTCTGTCAGAACATCGCGTGCCAGACGCTCAACCTTCTTACGAAATGTGGCACTGAACAATAAAGCTGTGAGGGGGATTACTGAGTTAGGATACTCGGGAAATACTGACTTTACTTTGTCTGTCTGGTCGTACGTGGTTGGCTATTGAGCGCACTTGAGCCTCTGCAATAAACACAGCAACCAGTTACACATCTggcacacagggcacacagggcacacaaggcacacagggcacacaggacacacaggacacacaaggcacacagggcacacagggcacacaaggcacacagggcacacaggGCACAGATGAATTAACGCACCAAATCCCATGTCGAACATTCTGTCAGCTTCATCAAAGACTAGATAGGTGACACGCTGGAGGTTGGTGGCCTTGAGCTTGACCAGGTCTATCAGCCTACAGACCATGCAGGGTGGAGGAGAGACATGGCTGACACTATCAAATTAAACTAGAGATAAATGAAACAAGACTGTTTTGGAGCAAGGCTTTCTTAGATGTGTATCGAGATATAGCCTCACCGTCCTGGTGTGGCCACCAGTATCTCACAGCCTTCCTTGAGTGTGTTACATTGCTCCCACTTAGAGCCACCGCCATACACACACGTCACTGTCAGGTTGTAGGCCTTAGCAAACCTTCGTGCCTCGTGGTATATCTAGAGGAAAGAGGGCGTCGATCACTCTAATACTAGCagtaagtaataattatacctgctgACACAGCTCTCTTGTCGGAGTGCAAATCAATCCGATTGGTCCATCTCCTTCTTTGATCTCCCGCTGATCTATAGCGTGCATCAACAGAGGCCATAGGAATGCGGCCGTTTTCCCAGAACCAGTTTTAGCAATTCCAATGACATCACGTCCGCTGGTTACCACGGGAACAGCCTGCGACTGTATACCTGTCGGCTTTGCGAACTCTGACTTCCGAATGAGACTTAGTAAGGCTTCGTCAAATCCAAAGTGAGCAAAAGATACGCACGGTCTAGGAGGGGAAAACCCCGTAACCTGGGAAACAACAGTGGTGACATCATACCGTGTCATATGATATCATACCTTTAGTCCGAGTGTTTTCTTGAGTTCCTTAACTTCACTGTTGCTAAGCGCAGTGATGTCAGGATGCTCCGTGTAGAAGTTGCGGTTGAATGCACGATATTCAACCTATTACAATATTGCGTTTTGGTATCCAATTAACAGAATCAACTCACAGCCGAATGATCGAGGGGAGGTAGTGGGtcaatgacctttgacctctcggGTATAATAGGATATCCATCAGAATCATAGTCTATTTCAATATCGTCATCGCCCTCGGCAACCACAATGGGGGCATTGGCCATGGCAGTGAAATAGCTCTCTTGATCATCCTCTCCGTCAATATCGAAACGAACCACTTCTCTATAAGAAATGGGAGATATTccagaggtcagaggtcataaCTTCACCAGAGAGGCTATTATTCTTACAATAGACCATGTGGCTATAGccttgcatataattattttacaagATACGGTAAGCCATAACTTCAATCAAATTAATAAGAGATACATTTTGTCGGGAAATAATAAATTCAACAAGCTGGTAACGCACTGTTTCTTAGGAGCGGCTGGTGTCTTGTTTTGTCGAGCTACTTCCGTCTGCATGGACAATACTAATAGAATGATTATAGATCACTTGTCACACCTGTATGCCAGCCATGAAGGCGTCCAATGGGTCGTCCTCGTCCTCTGACACACCCCCTCcagtgtcaccttgtaactcctCCGCTAGCTGTTGTCGTAGCAACTCCTCACTACCTCCGCCCTCCTCTTGCTCTCCATCACTGTCCCCATTGAAGTAACTACA
The Halichondria panicea chromosome 14, odHalPani1.1, whole genome shotgun sequence DNA segment above includes these coding regions:
- the LOC135347743 gene encoding ATP-dependent RNA helicase DDX42-like, with protein sequence MADGKRRLGVAPMSFHKAGDLGNFLQEASSSGSWGKKHRSEDDYFNGDSDGEQEEGGGSEELLRQQLAEELQGDTGGGVSEDEDDPLDAFMAGIQTEVARQNKTPAAPKKQEVVRFDIDGEDDQESYFTAMANAPIVVAEGDDDIEIDYDSDGYPIIPERSKVIDPLPPLDHSAVEYRAFNRNFYTEHPDITALSNSEVKELKKTLGLKVTGFSPPRPCVSFAHFGFDEALLSLIRKSEFAKPTGIQSQAVPVVTSGRDVIGIAKTGSGKTAAFLWPLLMHAIDQREIKEGDGPIGLICTPTRELCQQIYHEARRFAKAYNLTVTCVYGGGSKWEQCNTLKEGCEILVATPGRLIDLVKLKATNLQRVTYLVFDEADRMFDMGFEAQVRSIANHVRPDRQTLLFSATFRKKVERLARDVLTDPVRIVVGDLGEANTDITQIVEVVKDEQEKWRWLLRRLVELTSAGSVLVFVTRKANSEQVATSLKTEGFSVGLLHGDMAQGDRDTTISSFKRKEFPILIATDVASRGLDISSIKTVVNFDVAKNIDTHVHRIGRTGRAGEKGTAYTLITHRDAQFAGDLVRNMEVADQRVPEELIKLAMTNTRFQRSRQKHGNKGGGSTVQRSRQKLRPGLGSTQVMFSRPSAAVAPPSSLGPMGSSGRSSIIKQTYLASYKTKFQQASGCLASTSSLGQPVKDHTPSEQPPPSKRKRKSRWN